The Streptomyces camelliae genome window below encodes:
- a CDS encoding SAM-dependent methyltransferase — translation MTSRQAGRDLDTSKAHSARMYDYFLGGKDHFEIDKEAALVAAEAHPGIYVTARENRAFMHRATRVLAQEYGIRQWLDIGTGIPTEPNLHQVAQSVALDARVVYADNDPLVLKYAERLMRSTTQGRTAYIEADVTDPDALMSAVEASEALDFDQPIALSLNALMHFITDPHDPYAIVRRLLDPLPAGSALAMNHCTPDFDPVTWNKVAEVYTKAGSPVQFRSHSDVRRFFDGLDLIDPGIVCCHRWRPAGPADGTEPTDAQISLLAGVGIKR, via the coding sequence ATGACCAGCAGGCAGGCCGGCCGGGATCTCGACACGAGCAAGGCGCACTCAGCCCGGATGTACGACTATTTCCTGGGCGGCAAGGACCACTTCGAGATCGACAAGGAGGCGGCCCTGGTCGCCGCCGAAGCCCACCCCGGCATCTACGTGACCGCCCGCGAGAACCGGGCGTTCATGCACCGGGCCACCCGGGTCCTGGCGCAGGAGTACGGCATCCGCCAATGGCTCGACATCGGCACGGGCATCCCGACCGAGCCCAACCTGCACCAGGTCGCCCAGTCCGTCGCGCTCGATGCCCGCGTCGTGTACGCCGACAACGACCCCCTCGTCCTGAAGTACGCCGAGCGCCTCATGCGCAGCACGACGCAGGGACGCACGGCCTACATCGAAGCCGACGTCACCGACCCCGATGCACTGATGAGCGCCGTGGAAGCCTCGGAAGCCCTGGACTTCGACCAGCCCATCGCCCTCTCCCTCAACGCGCTCATGCACTTCATCACCGACCCGCACGATCCGTACGCCATCGTCCGCCGGCTGCTCGACCCGCTCCCGGCTGGCAGCGCCCTCGCCATGAACCACTGCACGCCTGACTTCGACCCCGTCACCTGGAACAAGGTCGCGGAGGTCTACACCAAGGCCGGGTCTCCGGTGCAGTTCCGTTCGCACAGTGACGTCCGCCGCTTCTTCGACGGACTCGACCTGATCGACCCCGGCATCGTCTGCTGCCACCGCTGGCGGCCCGCCGGACCCGCCGACGGAACGGAGCCCACGGACGCCCAGATCAGCCTGTTGGCGGGTGTAGGCATCAAACGCTGA
- a CDS encoding phosphotransferase family protein produces MTNHDEEAAVRPRTLAWVSRHLMVGERVVKAEALHGGITAEMWRLTVSTRDGGTRGLVLRSFVDSRCARHAADWLSREADALTLLTGTGVPAPGLVAVDPTAAHCEYPSLLMTHLAGRTVLDNEGLEARVPLLARQLVTIHAVRPVEPLREYVALTTADTVVVPTGADATAWAAAIDVIRKLAPPYEGRFLHRDFQPGNVLFDERLSQSAGARITGVVDWAGASWGPADLDVAHCSTNFALLHGPAWGLRFAEAYEEAGGVLAAAPSERLYWQVRDALACSEEVQQVAQRWREAGRVELTTRVVEERLDAYVTALMDAVG; encoded by the coding sequence GTGACCAACCATGATGAGGAGGCGGCTGTCCGACCGAGGACCCTGGCCTGGGTGAGCCGGCACCTGATGGTCGGCGAACGGGTCGTCAAAGCCGAGGCGCTGCACGGCGGCATCACCGCCGAAATGTGGAGGCTGACCGTCAGCACACGGGACGGAGGCACCCGTGGCCTAGTCCTGCGGAGCTTCGTCGACTCACGCTGCGCAAGGCACGCCGCGGACTGGCTGAGCCGGGAGGCCGACGCCCTGACCCTGCTCACGGGGACCGGTGTGCCGGCTCCTGGGCTGGTCGCGGTTGATCCGACCGCAGCTCACTGCGAGTATCCATCGCTCCTGATGACCCATCTGGCGGGCCGGACGGTCCTCGACAATGAGGGATTGGAGGCGCGCGTTCCCCTGCTGGCCCGTCAACTCGTGACGATCCACGCGGTACGTCCCGTTGAGCCGCTCCGGGAGTATGTGGCGTTGACGACCGCTGACACCGTTGTGGTTCCGACGGGCGCTGACGCGACGGCATGGGCTGCGGCGATCGACGTGATCCGCAAGCTCGCGCCGCCCTATGAAGGGCGATTCCTGCACCGGGACTTCCAGCCCGGCAACGTGCTGTTCGACGAGCGGCTCTCACAGTCGGCCGGTGCCCGGATTACCGGCGTCGTCGACTGGGCAGGGGCCTCCTGGGGCCCGGCGGATCTCGATGTGGCGCACTGCTCGACCAATTTCGCGCTGCTGCACGGCCCGGCGTGGGGTCTGCGGTTCGCCGAGGCGTACGAGGAGGCCGGCGGGGTGCTGGCCGCGGCCCCGAGCGAGCGGCTGTATTGGCAGGTGCGGGACGCGCTGGCGTGCTCAGAAGAAGTGCAGCAGGTGGCGCAGCGATGGCGGGAGGCAGGGAGGGTCGAGCTGACGACGCGTGTCGTGGAGGAACGGCTGGACGCCTATGTCACCGCCTTGATGGACGCAGTGGGCTGA
- a CDS encoding helix-turn-helix domain-containing protein has protein sequence MSEARSSTSAPTVLRMILGRRLQDMRLDAGASLEDAAKALRVKTLTIRRLEKAEVALKPLYVEKLLETYGADRQVIDEFVDLAEQANQPGWWHSYRDAVPSWFTAYVSLETSAKTLRTYEPQYVTGLLQTPDYARAVLRGGLPHGSEEELARRVELRLRRQSLLEREDAPTLWVVMEEAVLHRAVGSPDVMREQIERLLDVSELAHISVDVVPFTAGAHVGACAPFTYFRFEEPELPDIVYSELLSASVYLDQRADVVAHLEAHSRMALLTSSEDSRALLNRMRKEYS, from the coding sequence GTGAGCGAAGCCCGTTCCAGCACCAGCGCACCGACAGTCCTGCGTATGATCCTCGGCCGTCGGCTGCAGGACATGCGGCTCGACGCCGGTGCCTCGCTGGAGGACGCGGCAAAAGCTCTGCGCGTGAAGACCCTGACGATCCGCCGGCTGGAAAAGGCCGAGGTCGCGCTGAAGCCTCTCTACGTGGAGAAGCTCCTGGAGACCTACGGGGCGGACCGCCAGGTGATCGACGAGTTCGTCGACCTGGCCGAGCAGGCCAACCAGCCCGGCTGGTGGCACTCCTACCGCGACGCCGTCCCCAGCTGGTTCACCGCCTACGTCAGCCTGGAGACCAGCGCCAAGACCCTGCGCACCTATGAACCCCAGTACGTCACCGGCCTTCTGCAGACCCCTGACTACGCCCGCGCCGTACTGCGCGGCGGATTGCCGCACGGCAGCGAGGAGGAGCTCGCGCGCCGCGTGGAGCTGCGGCTACGCCGCCAGAGCCTGCTGGAGCGGGAGGATGCCCCCACGTTGTGGGTGGTCATGGAGGAAGCCGTCCTGCACCGGGCAGTGGGCAGCCCCGACGTGATGCGGGAGCAGATCGAGCGGCTTCTGGACGTGTCCGAGCTCGCGCACATCAGCGTCGACGTCGTGCCCTTCACCGCGGGTGCGCATGTCGGGGCATGCGCGCCCTTCACGTATTTCCGGTTCGAGGAACCCGAGCTGCCCGACATCGTCTACAGCGAACTCCTGTCCGCCTCCGTCTACCTGGACCAGCGCGCGGACGTCGTCGCCCATCTTGAGGCGCATTCCCGTATGGCGCTGCTGACGTCGTCCGAGGACAGCAGAGCGCTCTTGAACCGCATGCGCAAGGAGTACTCGTGA
- a CDS encoding DUF397 domain-containing protein encodes MPARDLGEQGWERPWSGPNGGQCVEAKLLADGRVAVRQSTDPAGPALIYSPEEIAAFVRGVKEGLADHLTAG; translated from the coding sequence ATGCCGGCCCGCGACCTTGGGGAACAGGGCTGGGAGCGGCCCTGGAGTGGACCGAACGGCGGTCAATGCGTCGAGGCGAAACTACTCGCCGACGGCCGCGTGGCCGTGCGGCAGTCGACCGACCCGGCAGGGCCGGCGCTGATCTACTCGCCGGAGGAGATCGCCGCTTTCGTCCGCGGGGTCAAAGAGGGCCTGGCCGATCACTTGACCGCCGGGTGA
- a CDS encoding ATP-binding protein codes for MSRRECWFGLPALRTSVRSARDTVRDRLRAWKVPGDTCCDAVLLVSELTTNVVLHTDSSHVLCGLTLTGDERRLRIELHDDGRTPVCPPEHRAGLGEESGRGLFLVQQLADRWGSACSTRTEGKVVWAELTAYP; via the coding sequence GTGTCTCGTCGGGAGTGCTGGTTCGGCCTGCCCGCCCTGCGCACCAGCGTGAGATCCGCCCGCGACACCGTGCGCGACCGGCTCCGTGCCTGGAAGGTGCCCGGCGATACCTGCTGCGACGCGGTGCTGCTGGTCTCCGAGCTGACCACGAACGTCGTACTCCACACCGACAGCAGTCATGTCCTGTGTGGCCTCACGCTGACCGGCGACGAACGGCGCCTGCGTATCGAACTCCATGACGACGGCCGCACCCCGGTCTGCCCGCCCGAGCACCGCGCCGGCCTCGGCGAGGAGAGCGGGCGGGGCCTGTTCCTCGTCCAGCAACTCGCCGACCGCTGGGGCTCCGCATGCTCGACACGCACCGAAGGAAAGGTTGTCTGGGCAGAGTTGACGGCCTACCCCTGA
- a CDS encoding carbonic anhydrase, protein MDRAGRPDRRSLLASGLAGAAVALAGCSSTRAASSATSASPEARPTTPATALARLMEGNKRWVSGDLQHPDRDPNRRQLVAQEQEPFGAILSCIDSRVPPELLFDTGLGDLYVMRTGGEAVGPVVTGSVEYGPMTSDTPLIVVLGHQRCGAVKSAYTSLRDGKPLPGNLQAIVKALQPAYKQAVREGGADPVETMARAQVKLTAADLRSNQDLAPLVGKGALAVVGAYYSLDTGKVEILAGAPS, encoded by the coding sequence ATGGACAGAGCCGGACGTCCGGATCGTAGATCGCTGCTTGCCAGCGGACTTGCGGGCGCCGCCGTCGCGCTCGCGGGGTGCTCATCGACGAGGGCCGCCTCGTCGGCGACCAGCGCTTCGCCGGAAGCGCGGCCCACCACGCCCGCCACGGCACTCGCGCGGCTGATGGAAGGCAACAAGCGCTGGGTGAGCGGAGACCTTCAACACCCCGACCGGGATCCGAACCGGCGTCAACTCGTGGCCCAGGAGCAGGAGCCTTTTGGGGCGATCCTCTCGTGTATCGACTCCCGAGTGCCGCCTGAGCTCCTCTTCGATACCGGCCTGGGTGACCTGTACGTGATGCGCACCGGTGGGGAGGCGGTCGGCCCGGTGGTCACTGGCTCTGTCGAGTACGGGCCTATGACGAGTGACACCCCGCTCATCGTGGTCCTCGGGCATCAGCGCTGCGGCGCCGTCAAGTCGGCGTACACGTCCCTTCGTGACGGCAAACCGCTGCCCGGCAACCTGCAGGCGATCGTCAAGGCCCTGCAGCCGGCGTACAAGCAGGCTGTCCGGGAGGGTGGCGCCGACCCGGTCGAGACCATGGCCCGCGCCCAGGTCAAGTTGACCGCGGCCGATCTGCGATCCAACCAGGACCTGGCCCCACTCGTGGGAAAGGGCGCCCTCGCCGTGGTCGGCGCCTACTACTCGCTCGACACCGGCAAGGTGGAAATCCTGGCCGGCGCGCCCTCCTGA
- a CDS encoding glyoxalase has protein sequence MVMAITTSTASHTSIASVTLEVADPEAARRFYTAFGVDTRIRLRASEAPSTGFRGFTLALTVSRPATVDSFVDAATDAGATVLKPAAKSLWGYGGVVQAPDGTIWKVATSAKKDTGPATREIDEIVLLLGVEEVKASKQFYVDRGLTVARSFGGKYAEFTSDESSPVKLALYKRRSLAKDLGVPADGTGSHRILLGNTTGPFTDPDGFAWEATSPITPAPSTAPALS, from the coding sequence ATGGTCATGGCAATCACCACTTCCACCGCATCCCACACGTCCATCGCATCCGTCACCCTTGAGGTGGCCGATCCCGAGGCCGCCCGCCGCTTCTACACCGCCTTCGGAGTGGACACGCGCATACGCCTGCGGGCGTCCGAGGCACCCTCCACCGGATTCCGCGGCTTCACCCTGGCTCTCACGGTGTCCCGGCCGGCCACCGTCGACAGCTTCGTCGACGCCGCCACGGACGCCGGCGCCACGGTGCTGAAGCCCGCCGCGAAGTCGCTGTGGGGCTACGGCGGCGTCGTCCAGGCGCCGGACGGGACGATCTGGAAGGTCGCGACCTCGGCGAAGAAGGACACCGGCCCGGCCACCCGTGAGATCGACGAGATCGTCCTCCTGCTCGGCGTCGAGGAGGTGAAGGCCAGCAAGCAGTTCTACGTCGACCGGGGCCTGACCGTGGCCAGGAGCTTCGGCGGCAAGTACGCCGAGTTCACCTCCGACGAGTCCAGCCCCGTCAAGCTGGCGCTGTACAAGCGCCGCAGCCTGGCCAAGGACCTCGGCGTCCCCGCCGACGGCACCGGCTCGCACCGCATCCTCCTCGGCAACACGACCGGCCCCTTCACCGACCCGGACGGATTCGCCTGGGAGGCCACCTCGCCGATCACCCCCGCGCCGTCCACGGCGCCTGCGCTGTCCTGA
- a CDS encoding helix-turn-helix transcriptional regulator, which produces MVLGVLGLEPVVETVYAALLRHPRSNLSDLQAVTGLTEQEVRAALDELADRAFVRPSRDIPGGLRVVSPQVALDLMVRRQEADLARRAQELAASKAAAAEAVAAFGALAPNTPVNGAERLVGMDAIEGKLEFLAKELQRECLSVMPGGAQSQASLDASRPLDADALGRGIAILTLYQESVRNDQATHDYAHWLTKNGGEVRTAPLLPPRMLIFDRETAIVPIDPADTRAGALCTREPGIVASLVAVYEQAWATAVPLGAATTRDTGTGLTPAERELLTLLARGMTDEAAAKRLGIGLRTVRRQMATLMERLGASSRFEAGLKAAQRGWL; this is translated from the coding sequence ATGGTGCTCGGTGTTCTGGGGCTGGAACCGGTGGTCGAGACGGTGTACGCGGCTTTGCTGCGGCATCCGCGGTCGAACTTGTCCGACCTCCAGGCCGTCACAGGCCTGACGGAACAAGAAGTCCGCGCAGCCCTGGACGAACTGGCCGACCGCGCGTTCGTGCGCCCATCGCGGGACATCCCAGGGGGCTTGCGTGTCGTCAGCCCGCAAGTAGCCCTCGATCTGATGGTCCGCCGACAGGAAGCGGATCTGGCGCGCCGGGCCCAGGAACTGGCCGCGAGCAAGGCCGCAGCCGCCGAAGCCGTCGCGGCATTCGGCGCGCTCGCCCCCAACACGCCCGTGAACGGTGCGGAACGCCTGGTGGGGATGGACGCCATCGAGGGCAAACTGGAGTTCCTCGCCAAGGAACTGCAGCGCGAGTGCCTGTCGGTGATGCCGGGCGGCGCCCAGTCCCAGGCCAGCCTGGACGCCTCACGCCCACTGGACGCCGATGCGCTCGGCCGCGGCATCGCGATCCTCACGCTCTACCAGGAAAGCGTCCGCAACGACCAGGCTACACACGACTACGCGCACTGGCTGACCAAGAACGGCGGAGAGGTCCGCACCGCGCCGCTGCTACCACCCCGCATGCTGATCTTCGACCGCGAAACCGCGATCGTCCCCATCGACCCCGCCGACACCAGGGCCGGCGCGCTGTGCACCCGCGAGCCGGGGATCGTCGCCTCGCTCGTCGCCGTCTACGAACAGGCCTGGGCGACCGCCGTCCCCCTCGGCGCCGCAACCACCCGAGACACCGGCACCGGCCTCACACCCGCCGAACGTGAACTGCTCACCCTCCTGGCCCGCGGCATGACCGACGAAGCCGCCGCCAAACGACTCGGCATCGGACTGCGCACCGTCCGCCGCCAAATGGCCACCCTCATGGAACGCCTCGGCGCCAGCAGCCGCTTCGAGGCAGGTCTCAAAGCCGCCCAACGCGGCTGGCTGTAA